A segment of the Tissierella sp. genome:
GGGCTTAATGAAAATGATACCCTTTATATTATTGGGGATTTAGTTGATAGGGGGAGTGAGCCTATTGAAACTATAGAGTTCGTCATGGATCATCCGCAAATAGAAGTTATTATGGGGAATCATGATGAAATGTTTCTTCAATCTTTGAAATATGAGGATGAAGTTCAAATTGAAAGATGGGGCAGAAATGGATGTTCACCAACAATAGATGGGTTTTTTAATAGGACAGTAGAAGAGCAGGATAAAATTTTAGATTATATAAGTGAATTACCATATTTTAAAATAATAGATGGTAAGTACTTATTAGTGCATGCAGGATTTGAACCCCTTAGATTATTTGCTGATATGGAAAATATGTCTCTAGAAGAAGCTTTGATGGAGCAAAAGCATAGATTAGTCTGGGTAAGAGATGATTTTATTAAAAATAAGGCCTTGGATAATCTGATAACTATATTTGGTCATTCCCCTAGGAAATATATAGATAAATGTTTTGATAGGGGATCATTATTACCATATGAAATTTGGTTTGATGATATTTACAATGATAAGATAGGCGTTGATACAGGAAACTGCTATGAAAATGGCAGAATGGCTTGTTTGAGACTTGATGATTATAAGGTATTTTATATTGAATAAAAATAGGTGGGATTTTATTTATCATTAAAAAGACATGGAGCTCAGTCTTTCAGCTCCATGTCTTTAAATTTCATCTAATAAAACTCAACATCCCCTGATGAAGTACTGATGTCGATGGACTTTTCTCCACTACCTATTGTGGCTCTAAATCTACCTTTTTCATTTTCTTCTATTTTCATGTCTATATTTGATTTATATCTGCCAGAGGAGCTAGAACCTTTTATACTATAGTTGGCTTCACCTTTAAACTTGAAAGAAACATCACCTGAAGTAGTAGATACTACAATATCTCCGCTGGTTCTTTTATTATTAAAAGAAACTCTTCCAGAACTAGTATTAATACGAAGTTCTCCTATACAATCTTCCAAGGATACATTTCCAGAGGATGCAGTGATAACCATTTGGTTAGCTTCCACATTTTCTAACTCTTGATTACCGGAGCTAGATTTAGCTTTAATTTCACCAATTGAATCACTT
Coding sequences within it:
- a CDS encoding metallophosphoesterase family protein, with the protein product MKYVTSDIHGRLDRLKKLIDEIGLNENDTLYIIGDLVDRGSEPIETIEFVMDHPQIEVIMGNHDEMFLQSLKYEDEVQIERWGRNGCSPTIDGFFNRTVEEQDKILDYISELPYFKIIDGKYLLVHAGFEPLRLFADMENMSLEEALMEQKHRLVWVRDDFIKNKALDNLITIFGHSPRKYIDKCFDRGSLLPYEIWFDDIYNDKIGVDTGNCYENGRMACLRLDDYKVFYIE